A genomic region of Pristiophorus japonicus isolate sPriJap1 chromosome 22, sPriJap1.hap1, whole genome shotgun sequence contains the following coding sequences:
- the LOC139234677 gene encoding large ribosomal subunit protein eL43-like → MAKRPKKVGIVDKFGTRYGASIRKMVKKIEISQHAKYTCSFCGKTKMKRRAVGILHCGSCMKTVAGGAWAYNTTSAVTVKFTIRRLQELKDQ, encoded by the coding sequence ATGGCCAAACGCCCCAAGAAGGTGGGGATTGTGGACAAGTTTGGCACCCGCTATGGGGCGTCCATCCGCAAAATGGTGAAGAAAATCGAGATCAGCCAACACGCAAAATACACCTGCTCCTTCTGTGGGAAGACTAAGATGAAGAGGAGGGCAGTCGGTATCTTGCATTGTGGATCCTGCATGAAAACGGTGGCTGGAGGAGCTTGGGCCTACAACACCACCTCGGCCGTCACTGTGAAGTTTACAATTCGTCGCCTGCAGGAGCTGAAGGACCAGTGA